A region of Pyxidicoccus parkwaysis DNA encodes the following proteins:
- a CDS encoding response regulator transcription factor, whose product MRQAPATIFLVDDDESVLRGLGRLLRAAGHATKPFASPSEFLAQLSGDTPGCAVLDLRMPGLNGLELQQAMESKGCHLPVIFISGHGDVPASVRAMKAGAVDFLLKPFDEQQLLGAISQALLKDAAARAGRAETAELHARHAVLTSREREVCVLVAQGLTNKEVAQRLGTTEKTIKVHRARVIEKLDVDSVAELVRFVDRLGLR is encoded by the coding sequence ATGAGACAAGCCCCCGCCACCATCTTCCTCGTGGACGACGATGAGTCCGTGCTGCGGGGGCTGGGGCGGCTGCTGCGGGCCGCCGGTCATGCGACAAAGCCCTTCGCCTCGCCCTCCGAGTTCCTCGCACAGCTGTCCGGGGACACGCCGGGCTGCGCCGTATTGGACCTGCGGATGCCGGGGCTGAACGGGCTGGAGCTGCAGCAGGCCATGGAGTCCAAGGGCTGCCACCTGCCCGTCATCTTCATCTCCGGCCACGGAGATGTGCCGGCCAGCGTCAGGGCCATGAAGGCCGGCGCCGTGGACTTCCTCCTCAAGCCCTTTGACGAGCAACAACTGCTGGGCGCCATCTCCCAGGCCCTGCTCAAGGACGCGGCGGCCCGCGCCGGCCGCGCCGAGACCGCCGAGCTGCATGCCCGTCATGCCGTTCTCACTTCCCGCGAACGTGAGGTTTGTGTGCTGGTGGCCCAGGGGCTGACCAACAAGGAAGTCGCGCAGCGGCTGGGCACCACCGAGAAGACCATCAAGGTGCACCGCGCCCGCGTCATCGAAAAGCTGGACGTGGACTCGGTGGCGGAGCTGGTGCGGTTCGTGGACCGGCTGGGCCTGCGCTGA